The following proteins are co-located in the Vigna angularis cultivar LongXiaoDou No.4 chromosome 2, ASM1680809v1, whole genome shotgun sequence genome:
- the LOC108329367 gene encoding acetyl-coenzyme A synthetase, chloroplastic/glyoxysomal, protein MIPLSRNSVSVHLGGVPRDPLHPITLDYSLNNPFSSLSLFWNCKRKKWKISTTMASNIRTNNYLRHVESMKLMPSGAGHISHLNAVILGDSLATEEDDFVLPSEDFASQANVQSPEQYLKMYKRSIEDPAGFWSEIAEEFYWKQKWGHKVCDENFDVRKGNIKIEWFKGGITNICYNCLDRNVEAGLGDKVAIYWEGNEPGLDGTLTYTQLLHQVCQLANYLKDNGVKKGDAVIIYLPMLMELPIAMLACARIGAVHSVVFAGFSAEALAQRIIDCKPKVVITCNAVKRGPKVLYLKDIVDVAIKDSAQNGVSIDKCLVYENSWATKREDTKWEDGRDVWWQDVVPQYPTSCPVEWVDAEDPLFLLYTSGSTGKPKGVLHTTGGYMVYTATTFKYAFDYKQSDIYWCTADCGWITGHSYVTYGPMLNGASVIVYEGAPNYPDSGRCWDIVDKYKVTIFYTAPTLVRSLMRDGDEFVTRHSRKSLRVLGSVGEPINPSAWRWFYNVIGDSRCPISDTWWQTETGGFMITPLPGAWPQKPGSATFPFFGVQPVIVDENGVEIEGECSGYLCVKNSWPGAFRTLYGDHERYETTYFKPFAGYYFSGDGCSRDKDGYHWLTGRVDDVINVSGHRIGTAEVESALVSHPKCAEAAVVGVEHAVKGQGIYAFVTVVDGVPYSEELRKDLILIVRKQIGAFAAPDKIHWAPGLPKTRSGKIMRRILRKIASRQLDELGDTSTLADPNVVNQLIEIADS, encoded by the exons ATGATTCCTCTGTCCCGTAACTCGGTCTCTGTTCATCTGGGTGGAGTACCCCGTGACCCTCTTCACCCGATTACGTTGGACTACTCTCTTAATAaccctttttcttctctttctctgttTTGGAATTGCAAGAGAAAAAAGTGGAAAATATCTACTACTATGGCTTCTAATATCAGGACCAACAATTACCTGCGCCATGTTGAATCAATGAAGCTTATGCCATCAGGTGCAGGTCACATATCACACTTGAATGCCGTTATACTTGGTGATTCTCTCGCCACTGAAGAGGATGATTTCGTTCTTCCTAGTGAGGACTTTGCTAGCCAAGCTAATGTTCAATCCCCAGAACAG TATCTGAAGATGTACAAGAGATCCATTGAGGACCCTGCAGGGTTCTGGTCTGAGATTGCGGAAGAGTTTTATTGGAAACAAAAATGGGGTCATAAAGTATgtgatgaaaattttgatgtACGGAAAGGGAATATCAAGATTGAG TGGTTCAAGGGTGGCATCACCAACATCTGTTATAATTGCTTGGATAGAAATGTTGAAGCCGGACTTGGTGACAAGGTAGCCATTTATTGGGAGGGCAATGAACCTGGTCTGGATGGTACTTTGACATACACCCAGCTTCTTCATCAAGTTTGCCAG CTTGCTAACTATCTGAAGGATAATGGTGTGAAAAAGGGAGATgctgtaattatttatttgccTATGCTTATGGAGCTGCCCATCGCAATGCTTGCCTGTGCCCGGATTGGTGCTGTTCATTCG GTTGTATTTGCTGGTTTTTCTGCAGAAGCACTTGCCCAGAGAATCATTGATTGTAAACCAAAAGTTGTAATTACTTGCAATGCTGTTAAAAGGGGCCCTAAGGTTCTCTATCTGAAAGATATTGTTGATGTTGCAATCAAGGATTCAGCCCAAAATGGAGTTTCGATTG ATAAATGCTTAGTTTATGAAAACTCATGGGCAACGAAGAGAGAAGATACCAAATGGGAGGATGGGCGTGATGTATGGTGGCAG GATGTCGTTCCTCAATATCCTACTAGTTGTCCAGTGGAGTGGGTTGATGCCGAGGATCCACTTTTTCTACTCTATACAAGTGGGAGTACAGGAAAACCTAAG GGTGTCTTGCATACAACTGGTGGTTACATGGTGTACACTGCAACAACATTCAAGTATGCATTTGACTACAAGCAGTCTGACATCTACTG GTGTACAGCAGATTGTGGTTGGATTACTGGGCATAGCTATGTCACTTATGGACCCATGCTCAATGGTGCATCTGTTATTGTGTATGAAGGG GCTCCTAATTATCCTGATTCTGGTCGATGTTGGGACATTGTTGACAAATATAAAGTGACAATATTCTACACTGCTCCCACACTGGTGCGGTCTCTCATGCGTGATGGTGATGAG TTTGTTACTCGTCACTCACGGAAATCTTTACGAGTCCTAGGAAGTGTCGGTGAGCCCATAAATCCAAGTGCATGGAGGTGGTTTTACAATGTAATTGGAGATTCAAGGTGCCCTATCTCTGACACTTGGTGGCAAACAGAAACGGGTGGCTTCATG ATTACTCCACTACCAGGTGCTTGGCCCCAGAAACCCGGTTCTGCAACTTTCCCTTTCTTTGGAGTTCAG CCTGTCATAGTGGATGAGAATGGTGTTGAAATAGAAGGTGAGTGCAGTGGATATTTGTGTGTTAAAAATTCGTGGCCTGGAGCTTTCAGAACGCTGTATGGTGATCATGAAAGATATGAAACAACATATTTCAAGCCATTTGCGGGATACTATTTCAGTGGTGATGGTTGCAGCAG GGATAAAGATGGATACCATTGGCTCACTGGAAGAGTTGATGATGTCATCAATGTCAG TGGGCATCGGATTGGCACAGCAGAAGTGGAATCAGCTCTAGTTTCACATCCTAAATGTGCAGAGGCTGCTGTGGTTGGCGTTGAGCACGCG GTGAAAGGACAGGGTATCTATGCATTTGTTACAGTGGTGGATGGTGTTCCTTACAGTGAGGAACTACGGAAGGACCTCATACTCATTGTTCGAAAGCAG ATAGGAGCCTTTGCAGCACCTGACAAAATCCATTGGGCACCTGGCCTCCCAAAAACAAGGAGTGGAAAGATAATGCGAAGAATTCTGAGAAAAATTGCTTCCAGGCAGTTGGATGAACTTGGAGATACAAGTACCCTTGCAGATCCAAACGTGGTCAATCAACTTATAGAAATTGCTGATTCTTGA